Genomic window (Primulina eburnea isolate SZY01 chromosome 8, ASM2296580v1, whole genome shotgun sequence):
ATGGAGTCTATTTGGATGAATAGGGAGTGAACATCTttggataaattttaatatcCTTGACCACTTTTTCTTTGAGATTCTCAATAACAGTGTCAGTCAATTTTTGACTTGTCCTGACTTGAGATAGCAGACCACTGATTCAAGTCAAATTGGAAAGGATGTTGTCCCATGGATACCCATCTGCTATATTTAATTCTGGTGACTCAGCAATGACATGTGCTTTTGGATCAGAGAATATGATCAATTGGTTTCTGGGCTCAACACTGTCAACTAGTTCATCCACCTAAGCAGCTTCAGTTTCATTCGATTGAGATTCCCTATGGTCTACTATGACAATTGTGTCTCTTCAATGATTGAAGAAGTCGGGGAAAGATGGGTTTTTAGAGAATCAATGATGAAGAATGTATCTGGAGTTTTAAGCCAATAATTTGAGCCGATTCTTCCAATGATGATTATTATGTTGTCATCACAATAACATTAGATCTTTCAATTTTTGTAATGCTGTTAACCACTGTTATCACAATTTGATCAGCATCAATCAGTGGTGCCTCCTCAAGcagttcagttggtaactgtACATCTGAGGTTAAACTTAGTGGCAATTCAATTGAGGCATCAACATTTTTAGTTGAGCTGGATGAGGGAACCGATAGATTATTTGTTTCTTGTTGTTGATCTTGAGTCAGATCAGTCGATTTTTCGGGTAATTTTTTACTCTTTGTATCAACTGGAATGAACAACTTTTGGTCCATCACCCAGTGACTTGCATTTGAAGTGAGCCCAAATCTACATCCAACTGTGTGAATGTAGCACCATCATATTGGACAGTTGGAAATGTTGGATCATAATTCTTCTTCAGCTCCTCACAGATCAGAGTTAGTTTCATAATATGCATGAGATCAAAGAAGTATTCCCTCATTTCCAATGCATGAGTTATTGGCACATTTTTTACAacttttatttccattttctcAAAGCAATAAATTTCTTCATCGTCTTTTTATTCTTCATTTTCCTTGCAATGAAGACTGTTCGAAACTGATACCAATCAtcatagaattcagtcttggtCTCAGAAAATTCATTTACTTCGTCCATCAAGAGGTCGATATGAGTTTGGATACCAGACATGGGTATGAACTGCTCAACTTCTTCCATATTTTCTTTTCGTTTTCCTTCTGGCACTTTAGAAGTGTATGAGGAGGCTAGGCCAGATCTATCATATTCAATAGGAACCCTGATTATTACGCCTTTGGACATAGTTGCTGGTAGAATGGTAGGTGGAGCAGCTGACTAAAGAGGGGCAACTATTCCAATCAAGGTTAGCTTTTGTGTGGGCTCAACAGAATCTCCCTTGTCAGCTGTCTCAGTGGTAGCTATCTCGACAACAGTTTTGGGCAATGATAGGTCGGTTTTCTGAGCTATGATCTCCTGCCTCTTCTCTTTTTCAGCAAGCAATGGTTTTAGTTTGTCTGACGTTGAGATCGGTTTGGCTTTGGTGGTTCTGACTTTCTTGACTGGTGTAGAACCCCGGTTTCTTCAAATAGACTACTCAACGGGATAATAAtgcaataatttaataaaattataatagtttgataatttttataatttatcgcAATAATTCGagttaataaaataatgaaattcaaatattgtcaatttttttataaaattaaaagttTGGGAAATTAGAAAAATTAGTCGTTTGAATATTAGTTTAGCGCTATTTAAagctaaaaataatattttgcgacaaattaaaatataaatgattaATTTTAGGCATTTTAATCGAATATTgtaattttagaaatttaaagTTCCAAAATAGTTGAAATTAGACTTTTAGTGAATTAAAATGGTTgtgaaatatttataaaataataagacaatttaaattaatattcatgTTATTTTTCTGAGTTGCTATTTTCAGGATTTTTTTGTGGATTAAATTACTGATAAATTGGTTGAGGTACGGAGAGATCAGTTATCTTCACGATGTCTTATAGAGATATATGATAATCTTGTGTAtgatttacttgttatttgttgatttatgtgatattatatgatgaTTTGTATATATCAGCGAGTAATTGatgtgcaaaataaaataaaatatttcttttgtcCACACACATTTTTGTTTTAGTTACACATCAATACTACTGAACATTCATGTTATTGAGATCTATTTCAGGGGCGTAGCCAGAATTTCAAAATATGGGGggctaaaaaataaaaaaaattaatctagAAATCAATACATCATTTTCCACATGACATAAAGATTAAGTGCAATCCACGATTTTCACAATATAATCATCAAATCTGGATAAATATTTTCCAAAAGTTCAAACATTAATCATATGAAAGGGTACacataataataagaaaaacttACGCGAAAGAGGGTAACTTAAATAAACACTACTTTAGTCGTAATCTTCGATTTTTCAAAAGATCAAATCTATCAATTATGTAATCTATATCAATTTCATGAGCAATCTCTCTCTCAATATACAAAACCATTGCATTGTTTAAATATTTCTactccattttattgcgaagtggTGTCTTGAAAAGTTTTATTCCTGAAAATGAACGCTCAGTTGTAGCAGTGGAAACTGGAAGAGTCGAGACCAAACGAATCAGTCTAtcaataatgaaataaatcccCGACTTCTTTGTTTCAACTAGTAGTCGGCATAATTTAGTAAGAAAATCAACATCTTTAAGCCTTGGATCCTAAATACATCAATCTTGTAATGATCCAATTGAGTATTCAAATGTTTCATGTCATCTTAGGAAAAAtcattgagataaaatttatcaatcaaagaACAAATAACACTTTCAGATAATGATTTGAAGCCATCATTGGGATTTAGGGCTTCACAGAGAGTGAGAAGCTCTATTTAGATGAGAATTCCAATTTTCAGGCGCTCATGAAGCTGTGAGagatgagttttttttttctatcgTATTTTtactttctctctttttttcttttcattttatATGGGCTTAAGGAAATAATTGGACTACATTATGTctatataaaaaaatgaaaatcttTGCCGGGGTTGAGCCCAGCCCAGCCCATACTATGGCTACGCCCCTGATCCATTTATATTTATGTTGAGATGcgttatatatatgatatgatattgtGTCATGGAGATGTTTGGCTACTTTGATTTGGTTTGGTTTAGATGTTGCTGGTTTCGAGGCTGAGCCATATCTCAGGCACGGTTTGCTGAGTCGTTGGACAAGTTCGAGCATATTATGTATGATTGTTGATATCGATAATTTGActtctgatattctgatatctTGCACTCATTTATGCATTACATTAATGCATGACATCATTGAATTTCTATGTCATATATCATGATTTCTTGATGTCTCGTACTTAGGTTTCTGACTCCCGAGAGAGGGCTGTCATGTTTTTTGTATGTGGACATGACATGTGGTACATATGGTTCAACCTCAGGAGCTCGAGAGGAAGCATCAGGAAGTACCAAAGCTCCTTGAGAGTGAGCTCAGTTGTATTTAGGTACTGTGTAATGTTGCCGTCTCCTAGatactatatgtatatattttgagGATTGTATTATGTTATTATCAAGCCTTGTCggttttatgatatttttggtTTGTATATGTCATGATTGTGCATGGTCTACACTTATTTATGTTGTTATGTTTATTGAGGGCatatgttgtttattttgagCATTTGATTTTCTGGCAAGTCCTAATTACATGAAGGTCGTGCCAGAATTTTTATAAgttcaaacacaaatttttgaCTCACTTTTCTATTGTTTACAGATTAATATAATCatgattttatgttaataaATCGTGATTAGGATAACGAGCTCTCACATTTTCGATTGAGAATAAATCCAACAAACATACTAGGTTAAATAATAATAAGTGAATATAAGTCTAAATATCATTCCCACATAGATCATCATTTAAATAATggaatataaattatttttcaacctAATCCGGGTGAGgtcaaattaattaaaactaaATTAACTAAAGCAAGAAATCAGAACTAACTAGAGGGAGATTAATTTGTGGGAAAAGTCAAATTcttataaaatattaaggcGCACAATATTGGATTGGGGGGGGAAAAGGCAACTTTGATCATAAATGAGCTAACGAACAAAATTTATGGTTGTTACAGACAAGATTTTAGGCGAATTTCTTCATTTTGATTTTAGGCGAATTTCTTCGTTGCGGTCTTCAAAATAAACACGAAATCTTTGTTAATATATGTTTCCGCTACATAAAAAAAATGGTTGCTACCATCCAAATTTCATATACGCGGGGAAAACACGTGAACTTCAAATGACACAGAATGCTAGATTCTACGCATCCTTCACTGATGCATACATAAACTGAAGACTTTATCGTCTTGTACCCTGTCTCATCACACCTAGTTGATCAGCTCTTTTCCTTTAATTGTcttttttgtgtaaaaaaaaacAAGGGAAAAAAGATAGAAAGCGCCACGAAGAGATGACACTAAGCTTTACAAAAACAGTTACCACCCCAACTGTCAGATATGTCCATTCAAATAGGTTGATTTGTTTGTTTCCAAAAAGATGTCCGTCTAATGTTAATGTTGGTTTAGCATCATAGCCAAATGGCCCAAATCCCTTTTTCGATCAGTATCAAGATTTTACACTGTCCAGTAAGTTTCAAGATATAATTTCCCACCAACAACATTTTTGTCACACATCGCATGAAGGCATACAAGAAAACAAAATACAGAGGATGCTGCTTCCCGGCCTGAAAACGGATGCATGTTTTCTCGATATCAGGGTGAATATATATCATCTCTTTCATCACGCGTACCTTTCAGAGAATCTGAGCTCCATATTGAGAAAATAATCAGAGACGCACCTTGGTATCTAGTTGACACGTATTTTTTGTGAAGAAGGAACATAACAAGAATGATTTGGAGACTCAAGTTTTCGGTATTACGTTGGGAAATTTTAGGATAAATAGAACAGATATTTAAATTGAAGACTTTGTCATCTTGTATCATAAAAACCCGTCTTATAAATTCAGAACATGCACCTGGCCGAGTCATCAGAAAAAactattttataaattcaaaacatccCTCTTTACAAACTAAGCCTCGATCCCCTTGATTAACGTGAACTCGAGTTCTTATTAATTTTTCTCATATAGATTGCATTCTGAAAATATATATTGCTGAAAAACGGAGAGCATTACCACAATGGAAAATAAAGGCCGGGGTTCTCAATTCTGTTGCTTTCGCCAATGGATGGATCTCCAAGAAGAAGACCTCTTGGAGCTCCAAAAAGCACTTGATCTAAACGCAGATGGAGGTGATCATCATACAGTAGAACTAAAGCATCTTGCAGAAAAGAACGTAATTCACTTTCAAGAATACGCAACCATGCGCCATAGCCTGGCCCGGGACGACGTATCTTCTTACTTTTCGCCCTCCTGGTGCTCATCGTTGGAGGGATCCATGTTGTGGGTGGGAGGCTGCAGGCCATCTATCTTCATCAGGCTTGTTTATGCCCTCTCCGGGAGAGAATTCGAGTTGAATCTTCGCGAATATCTTCAAGGCAGGAGAATTaatggtgggcttgatttatcAGCGAGTCAGATTCGGTCTATAAACAGTTTACATCTCAAGACAGTTAGGCTAGAGGATAAGCTGTCCAGCGAATTGGCAAGTTTGCAAGAAGATATGGCGGATCAGCCGATTGCTTCAATGGCTCAGGAATCCTACGACCATGGGGTACCGAACAGGGAGGTGAATGGAGCGTTGAATAAGCACGACGAGTCGATGTTGAATTTGCTGGAAGAAGCAGATAATCTAAGGTTGAGTACGATGAAGGAGGTGATCAGCATACTGACACCGTCTCAGGCTGTGGTATTTCTTGCCGCGGGGAAGAAGCTTCATCTTTGTCTTCATGAATGGGGTAGGATGAGGGATCATGAGCATGGAAGGCACTGAATTTAGGATATGATGTCAAGAAATTTCAAGTAGTTTTATGTGTGATATATGTTTCTTATGGATATGGATATGGATATGGATATGGATTCCAGGGTCTGTGTCAGTGTTTCGATTTGCTTAATCATATACTATCCTGTTAATTATGTGTTGTTCTAAAATATGTAACAGTTTGATCCGTTGATTATGCCAAGGAatgttatatttaatgtttCGTTTTCAGTTCTTGTTATAACAATTTCAATTTGTTTTTGGCGATCCTTCATTTTGAAACACTCGGATTCCATCGGTGAACGTGCCGATTGTTTGGATTCCATTGATGCAACAAGATGAGATTCAATGTACAGGCCGATTAAAGTTTTGTAATAATTGGAGCTTGAAAGTATTCTGGTTAACATGAACGTGCTAATTGTGTGTATCATATATAAACATCGTCTCAGATGTCATAATTGTCACAACCCAAGCTCAACCCCACCAGCGTGACTCTATAATGAGCCTT
Coding sequences:
- the LOC140837744 gene encoding protein DELAY OF GERMINATION 1-like, translating into MENKGRGSQFCCFRQWMDLQEEDLLELQKALDLNADGGDHHTVELKHLAEKNVIHFQEYATMRHSLARDDVSSYFSPSWCSSLEGSMLWVGGCRPSIFIRLVYALSGREFELNLREYLQGRRINGGLDLSASQIRSINSLHLKTVRLEDKLSSELASLQEDMADQPIASMAQESYDHGVPNREVNGALNKHDESMLNLLEEADNLRLSTMKEVISILTPSQAVVFLAAGKKLHLCLHEWGRMRDHEHGRH